GGGCCTAGAACCTGGGGCCTCGGAAAGGAACTTACAACTCTTcatcactgagcatctctccagcccgcattCCTGTCAACTTCAAATGACATATGCCTAAGTCCATCGTGTGGACTTTGTTAGAATCCACCTGGCTGGTGTCACCTGGCCCATAAGACCAGCCTGTGTCCAGTCAACCCTTCTGGATTCCAGGTCTTTTAAGTCATCTTATTACCCAGGGCCCCATGGTTCTTAACACAAGAGTgaccaagggctggagagacggtcaGCCTTCCACTGGGAAGCTTTCCCAGGAATGCTGAGTttaggaagggatggagagagaagaggaagatgacGTGTCATTCAGTCCGCACACCTCATTTGGACTTGAGGGCATGGCCTGAGGGCTGACGCGCATGCGTTGTTCCAGACTGAGGACACTCATGCGTAGTTCCAGCCATAGCCAGCGTGCAGACACGCATGCGTTGTTCCAGCCTACCTTAGCCAAGACGGCTATCACAGCCAAGCCGTTTTCTTGGTCCTTGGCTTTCTCATAGGTCCCGTAGCTCTGATTGAAGTGAACAAAGTGAACCTGTGAGTGAGAAAAGGCAGGTCAAGGGTAGTTCATCTGGACTTCAAACACTTAAAGATTctacagagaggggagagaacaCGAGACGCCTCAGGCTAAGCCACACCAGCAACGCTGGCCTCTCTCCTTGCGCGCAGGCTACAAGCCCCAACTGCCAAGACCAGAAACTTTTCTGAGAATCAAAAGAGGGTACATGGGATTCTGGAAGGTTGTGGCTCTGGTTTGCCTTGACCCAAACTCTTCCTGCCAGAGGCTGGATTCTGTGGGGCTTCCATGCCCTCCTCGGGCCACCAGGAGGCTTAAGGAGCCAGCAATGATCTGTCCCTCAGGAAGCCACTGGAATCTACAGTAGGCCGGGAGAACAGCCCGAGGACGGTTGCAGGCCAAAGAGGTGCCTTCAAACgctacacacacaaactcagctGAAAAGGGAAGGCCTGCCTCCTGCAGAAGAGAGACTCCTGCCATGCTGTGAGTTCTCTGAAGAGAGACAACGCAATGACACAGAGTCATTGCCGAAGCAAACACAGGGTGACTGAACCATCACCACTGCACAAGATcatattgattattttaaataagaataagccaaaggccgggcctggtggcgcaggcctttaatcccagcactcgggaggcagaggcaggcggatttctgagttcgaggccagcctggtctacaaaNNNNNNNNNNNNNNNNNNNNNNNNNNNNNNNNNNNNNNNNNNNNNNNNNNaaaaaaaaagaataagccaaaggtgggcagtggtggcgcacgcctttaatcccagcactcgggaggcagaggcaggcggatttctgtgttcgaggtcagcttgtgagttccaggacagccagggctatacagagaaaccctgtctcgaaaccaccACTCTCCTCCCCAAAAAAGAATAAGCCAATATTAAAATTGACTATTTTAATAAGGAAAGTAgagctagagagacggctcagttggtaaagctgTTGCTATCGAgaatgaggaactgagttcagttcccagcacccacaaagggAAACTGGGCACAGTATTATCGCTTATCTATAATCTCGGAGACAGCGGCAGGCAATAGGATCCCTGGAGCTCGAAGGCCAGCTGGCTGATGAGATCCAGATTCGGTGAGAGAGTGTGATAGCAGCATCAACCCCTGGCCTCCGCgagtacacatacatgtgtgcgtgcacattcacatgcatgtgcacatacatgacgTGTATGACACTGACACAAAGAAAGTGACTCTGGAGCTTGAAGGGAAGGAGACCCTGTGGGAGCTGTCACATACCTCAATTATATCCCTGGTCCCATCAATGGTGTGTTCAGAGCCGCTGAGCTCCGAGTCCTGACCACCCCAGTGAAAGTGCAACTGCTCTGGGACGAACACAGTGCCGTCAGAGGTTTGCATGTACATGGTGTGCGGCAGGGTGATCTGTACTGCGGGAGAGAACACGACACAGCGGGACTCAGATTTTCCCATAGGTAGCTCCCTGgtcacccctcacccccaacctGAGGCAACCCAAGGTGTTATTGATGGAGCAGAACACTGTTCCCGGAGGGAAGGTGACACTGGGGCACCTGTGGTGCACAGAGCGGACCAAGATGGGTGCCAGGACACCTCTCTATCCAGAACCAACAGGTCAGGGGCAGGACTACAGTGTGGCAGATCCAGCTTGTTAGTCTTATAAAATGGGAATGTTCAGTGTCTCGCCAGATGTTTGCTGCCCACAGGTGACCACCAATGGAACTGAGGTAGAGTGCTTGACCAGCAAGCActgggccctgggtttgatcctcagcgcTGTGTAAGCTGTTTGTGGTAGTTACCTCCATAATCCCAGCCCCCAGGAAGCGTAAGTGGGGAGGTCAGGAACTCAGGATCACCCTTtactgaagccagcctgggttgtcTTTAAAAGGAGGGACGTTGACAAGTATAGCCAGCCCTCCCCGGGGCTGCCTGGCGTGTGCATGGGTCCTAGAAAACTGGGTCTCTGTGCATGCTGCTCCTGAGTGCATGTGCACGCCCTGTCTCTCGTGCAGTCTGCCAGCCCCACCGGTACCCCCTACCTGTGTGTCCGTTGTTAGTCATAGGGAACTCCAGGTTCTCCTCCTCGTAGTTCACCAAGAGCAGGGGCTTCAAGGAGGGATTGAACAGCGCCTCCCTCCTCTTCAAGTCGATGGGCGACTGCCTTTCCCCGCCGCAGGAAGGGTACTTCTCAGGCCACTGACTTTCTGCCACGCCATCATCCCCTGCAACAGGAAAGAGTGGGGCCCAACTCAGAGCTGCTCCAACTCAGAGCTGCCCCGCTGAGCCTTCTCTGAGGCTTCTCACGCAGGGGCTTCTGGATGGAAGACCCATGGGGCAGCCTTCTGCAAACAGAAGCAGGGCTTCCAGAAGGCAAGCCGGGAAAGCTCTAAACTAAGCCCAGCTCTTGGGGTGTGGCGATGGTGTTCTTCCTCGGTGGCCACTGGCAGTAAGAACCCAGAGCTGGTGATTCACAGTCAAGGGTCTCCTCCGCCTTGCAGCAGTCACGTGGGGAAGGCTCCTGAAGGGAGCCTGCGCCTACCGATAACCCCGGACCTTATTTTCAGAGAGTGTAGTGTTCCTTTCCAAGCCCTGGActtgagccccacccccaccccagcttccccTGCGACCCCCAAAGCAGCGACTTTCTTCTTGCTCTAGCTGCTTCTCTGGGTTCACCCGGAGGCAAAGACCATCTAAATGACAACCCATGAACACAAGGAATCTGAAGAAGGCATCCTGTTAAAACAGTGGCGCAGGCCTGGAGCCCTAGCACTggctaggcagaggcaggaggatcaccagtgcaaggtcaccctcagctacaaaACCAGTTTAAGGCCATCACGAGCTACATTAGAtcctattttaaaagtaacacaaaaacagtttaaaaaaaaaaaaacaaaaaaacaaaaaaacaaaaaaaaccccaacaacttGGGAGTATCTGTAGTTCCAGCttctcaggaggtggaggtgagaggaccttccttcctccctccctccctcccctccctctctctctctctctctctctctctctctctctctctctctctctttctttctttttagaaggAGAAGGTTCTTTTTGAACCCAGGAGTtaacttgttttgattttttgaaacaTCTTACTATGCAGTCctaactggccttaaacttatggcaatcctcctgtcttttgGGTGTTGTGAACCTGTTGTGGTCCTGTGATACCAGGTGTAACTGAGccagaggttcaaggccagcctggacaacatagtgagatactgtttcaaagagaaagaacaacctgaaggtggtgtcacacgccttttgtcccagcactcgggaggcagaggcaggctggtctacagagtgagtttcaggacagctacacagagaaattgggtctccaaaaacaaaaacaaaaaaaaaagaagaaaagaaagaaaagatggagggagagagttaggaagaaagggaagggtgtCAAGTTTATCTTTTAGAAGGTAGTTAATAATCCCAAAGCCAGAGTAGTGGTGGCCAGTCACCACTGTGGTGGCAGATGACAGAGGCCTTCACCACTGAGGGGTTTTGTTGAGCTATTTGTTTTGgtttacttttggtttttgagacagtctatctgtgtagccctggctgtccttaaactcaatatgtaaagcaggctggtcttgaactcacaagaggtctggctgcctctgttccctgagtactgggattagagattCACCATGCTCAGCTCCATTCAGCGCTTTGCAGTTCTGGACCCCTCCAGGGTAGCTTTGAGTGAGCACACGGCTTGTTCTTGTCATGGTGCTCGGGTTGGGGCTTCTTGGTTTGCAGTCAACagaaaagtttattattttctcaCCCTGCTCAATAATTCAAACCAAGTTTCCAGCACAGCTCCTCCCTTGATCCAGTGCTTTGGGTCTGGGGATTAAGGCTAGCAGGAAGGAGCCAGGCCCATAGCTCAACTGTAGAGCTTCCATAGCACATACAAGGCCAGTCTCCAATCCTAGTGCAAggggaaaagagacagagaacccCAGGCATTCACAAAAGTCACCCTGTTCTCCAGGCCTGCTGGGGGCCATGTGAGAGGGAGACCTTCAGTCTGGgaatctctgaaaccatgaggaAGACAAGGATTTGCCATCCGAATCCTACATCTCCTGTCACCTCTGAAGCTCTGCCAGTCTGAAGACACTGAAAAGCCACCATGCTCCCAGGCAGGTGTGGGTGCCATCTCCCAAGAGGGTACCGTATGGAACTGCCCTCTGAACTGGATTATCTGAGCCTCCACTATGTCCCTGACTGTCACCCTCACCTAGGACTTACAGTCTGCTCtgcatgtgtgtcctgtgtgAGAGGGAGGACCATGTGGTGCAGACTGGGTCCTGTGTCCCTCTGGCCTCCTGCACCATCCAGCAGCCTCCAGCCTCCCCAGGCATTACCACCCCCAACCCAGTTCTAGGAAGTACAAGTGGGAAGGTTCTTCTTCCGCTCCCCTCGAGGAGTCTGACTGGGCATCTGAAGGTCAGCTCCGGCAGAGGCAAGGCATCCTGGATGGGTTGTGAGCGGGCACATTCCTGAGGAGGAAGCGGTCTGTGATCTAGTAGTCTCTATGAGGCCTTGGTTGCCCTTTCTAGAAGCCATTTTTGTCACATATTCTGATATGTGACAAACAACCTCACAGTGAGAATTGGGTTCTCGAAGCAACCAGTCCTGGACGGGAAAAGGTTTTAAAGCTGCCAAGTAAAGCTGGGCCAAGGTAGGGAAACCCTGTCCCCTCTTCTTACTCATCAGGGTTTAAGTCTATTCGTTGTTCATTCAGAGATAGCAAACACATGTGAACCCACAAGCGGCAGGCGGACCCCAACAGAGGACCCACATGCAGGGCAGAGGGCTGCTTTGTCACTCTGTCCTGAAGTGCCAGGTGTCAGCTTACCTGAGTAGCTCCACTCACTGTGGGCCTGGATGCCCAGGAAGAACAGGGACACCACGTTCACCAGGGCCCTCATGGCAGATGCTGTAGCCCTGAATGCAGGACAGGTTCTGGGCTGCACTTCTTTTAAATGCCCAGAAACTGTAAATAACAATTTACCAGGTCCAGCTGGCTGATCCGCCCTTGCTGCGCCCACTGAGCAATAACACCCTCCCCACAATGGCTCTTCTGACTTGGTGCCTGTGCACGTGCCTCACCTCCTCCCAGGGCATTACCATAGCCAATTAGCCCACGTCTGGTTGTTCAACATCTTTGGGAACTCAGTTCGGCGGCCACACAGTGCAGCCATTGTGGACCTTGGGTGATGAGCAAGCTGGAGGGATTGAGAAGAGCC
Above is a window of Mus pahari chromosome 6, PAHARI_EIJ_v1.1, whole genome shotgun sequence DNA encoding:
- the Ca6 gene encoding carbonic anhydrase 6 isoform X1; its protein translation is MRALVNVVSLFFLGIQAHSEWSYSGDDGVAESQWPEKYPSCGGERQSPIDLKRREALFNPSLKPLLLVNYEEENLEFPMTNNGHTVQITLPHTMYMQTSDGTVFVPEQLHFHWGGQDSELSGSEHTIDGTRDIIEVHFVHFNQSYGTYEKAKDQENGLAVIAVLAKVVDYAENTYYSNFISALKDIKNPGQVTTLKNTIIRNLLPEDIRHYYAYQGSLTTPPCTENVQWFVLKDYVTLSKVQAVSIENSIMDHNNKIIQNGYRRTQPLNNRTVEANFPNFPDEYSLYHLHLKHKQKQILQAKKTKKRTHTY
- the Ca6 gene encoding carbonic anhydrase 6 isoform X2; the protein is MRALVNVVSLFFLGIQAHSEWSYSGDDGVAESQWPEKYPSCGGERQSPIDLKRREALFNPSLKPLLLVNYEEENLEFPMTNNGHTVQITLPHTMYMQTSDGTVFVPEQLHFHWGGQDSELSGSEHTIDGTRDIIEVHFVHFNQSYGTYEKAKDQENGLAVIAVLAKVVDYAENTYYSNFISALKDIKNPGQVTTLKNTIIRNLLPEDIRHYYAYQGSLTTPPCTENVQWFVLKDYVTLSKVQAVSIENSIMDHNNKIIQNGYRRTQPLNNRTVEANFPNFPDEYSLYHLHLKHKQKQILQAKKTKKKNQKKKKIKK